Proteins encoded by one window of Flavobacterium sp. N502540:
- a CDS encoding adenylate kinase translates to MINIVLFGKPGAGKGTQAEFLKEKYKLTHLSTGDIFRFNLKNDTDLGKQARVFMDNGELVPCEVTTAMLIDEVKKHPDTAGFLFDGYPRTLDQAEALDQFLPTIGSSVTATIALEADDEILVARLLERGKTSGRADDQDEEKIRVRYQEYNEKTAPLIGYYKEQNKFHAVNGIGTIEEITERLTSVIDNL, encoded by the coding sequence ATGATTAACATTGTTTTATTTGGAAAGCCAGGGGCAGGTAAAGGAACTCAGGCAGAATTTTTAAAAGAAAAGTACAAATTAACACATCTTTCAACAGGAGATATTTTTCGTTTTAACTTAAAAAATGATACAGATTTAGGAAAACAAGCCAGAGTTTTTATGGATAACGGAGAGTTAGTTCCGTGTGAAGTAACTACCGCAATGTTAATTGATGAGGTAAAAAAACATCCAGATACAGCAGGGTTTTTGTTCGACGGTTATCCTAGAACTTTAGATCAGGCAGAAGCTTTAGATCAATTTTTACCAACGATTGGATCAAGTGTAACGGCGACTATTGCATTAGAAGCAGATGATGAAATTCTAGTGGCTCGTTTGTTGGAAAGAGGAAAAACCAGCGGAAGAGCTGACGATCAGGATGAAGAGAAAATTAGAGTAAGATACCAGGAGTACAATGAAAAAACAGCTCCGCTAATTGGATATTATAAAGAACAAAATAAGTTTCATGCCGTAAACGGTATCGGAACGATTGAAGAAATTACAGAGCGATTAACGTCAGTTATAGATAATTTGTAG
- a CDS encoding phosphoribosyltransferase, which produces MIQLHDKQFVPFISAKEIDFALTKIVTQVEDDFGDDTPIFIGVLNGAFMVVADFLKKYKGLCEVSFIKMASYKGIESTNTVKELIGINQDLSGRTVILIEDIIDTGNTIEELKQLFKAQNVKHFKIATLFFKPEAYKKDIKIDYIGIRIPNKFIVGYGLDYDGLGRNFPEVYKLAE; this is translated from the coding sequence ATGATACAACTTCACGATAAACAATTTGTTCCGTTTATTTCGGCCAAAGAAATTGATTTCGCTTTAACTAAAATAGTAACACAGGTAGAAGATGATTTTGGAGATGATACCCCAATTTTTATTGGTGTTTTAAATGGGGCTTTTATGGTGGTTGCCGATTTTTTGAAGAAATATAAAGGCCTTTGTGAGGTTTCCTTTATCAAAATGGCTTCGTATAAAGGAATTGAAAGTACCAATACGGTAAAAGAATTAATAGGGATCAATCAGGATTTATCAGGAAGAACGGTTATTCTTATTGAAGACATTATTGATACAGGAAATACAATTGAAGAATTGAAACAACTGTTTAAAGCGCAAAATGTAAAGCATTTTAAAATTGCTACTTTGTTTTTTAAACCGGAAGCTTATAAAAAAGACATCAAAATAGATTATATCGGAATTAGAATTCCGAATAAATTTATTGTAGGTTACGGACTGGACTATGATGGTTTGGGAAGAAACTTCCCCGAAGTTTATAAATTGGCAGAATAA
- a CDS encoding 5-(carboxyamino)imidazole ribonucleotide synthase, with protein sequence MNYFSSDFKLGILGGGQLGKMLLFDTRKFDIQTYVLDPSDEAPSKFACNKFFQGDLMDYETVYNFGKQVDVLTFEIELVNLEALTQLENEGLKIYPSPKTLKGIQNKGIQKQFYADHHIPTAPFERFENLEGLKAKIQDIKLPFVWKCTEFGYDGNGVKVIRQVSDLDSLPNVECIAETMIPFKNELAVIVCRNPSGEIKTYPVVEMEFHPEANQVEYVICPARIDDKVAEKARAIALNVSEKFNHVGLLAVEMFQTNDDDILVNEVAPRPHNSGHYSIEASYTSQFENHLRAILNLPLGNTDSKVAGIMVNLVGAEGFSGDVVYENIETILGWNGVTPHIYGKKQTRPFRKMGHVTIVNEDMSEARRIAENVKNTIRVISN encoded by the coding sequence ATGAATTATTTTTCTTCTGATTTTAAATTAGGAATATTAGGCGGCGGACAATTAGGTAAAATGCTTTTGTTTGACACCCGAAAATTTGACATCCAAACTTATGTTCTTGACCCAAGCGACGAAGCTCCAAGTAAATTTGCCTGTAATAAATTCTTTCAGGGGGATTTAATGGATTATGAAACGGTTTATAATTTTGGAAAACAAGTAGATGTTCTGACTTTTGAAATCGAACTGGTTAACTTGGAGGCCCTAACACAATTAGAGAATGAAGGCTTGAAAATCTATCCTTCGCCTAAAACCTTAAAAGGAATTCAAAACAAAGGAATTCAAAAACAATTTTACGCAGATCATCATATCCCAACAGCGCCATTTGAGCGATTTGAAAATTTGGAGGGTCTAAAAGCTAAAATTCAAGATATAAAATTACCATTTGTCTGGAAATGCACTGAGTTTGGTTACGACGGAAACGGCGTGAAAGTGATTCGTCAGGTTTCGGATCTGGACAGTTTACCAAATGTAGAATGTATTGCAGAAACCATGATTCCGTTTAAAAACGAATTGGCGGTTATTGTCTGCAGAAATCCATCAGGAGAAATAAAAACGTATCCGGTTGTTGAAATGGAATTTCATCCGGAAGCCAACCAGGTAGAATATGTAATCTGTCCTGCCAGAATTGATGACAAAGTAGCCGAAAAAGCGAGAGCGATTGCCTTAAATGTTTCGGAAAAATTTAATCATGTTGGTCTTTTAGCTGTTGAAATGTTTCAGACTAATGACGATGATATTTTAGTAAATGAAGTAGCACCTCGTCCGCACAATTCAGGACACTACTCGATTGAAGCCAGTTATACTTCGCAATTCGAGAATCATTTGCGTGCGATTTTGAATCTTCCTTTGGGAAATACCGACAGTAAAGTTGCCGGGATTATGGTTAATTTAGTAGGTGCCGAAGGTTTTTCGGGAGATGTTGTTTATGAAAATATCGAAACCATTTTGGGATGGAACGGTGTTACCCCTCATATTTACGGTAAAAAACAAACACGTCCTTTCCGAAAAATGGGGCATGTTACCATCGTAAATGAAGACATGTCTGAGGCAAGAAGAATTGCCGAAAACGTTAAGAATACCATTAGAGTGATTAGTAATTAG
- the purE gene encoding 5-(carboxyamino)imidazole ribonucleotide mutase, with product MSKVAIIMGSISDMPVMQDAIDILKQFNIEVEVDIVSAHRTPEKLFDFSKNAHTRGISVIIAGAGGAAHLPGMVASMSPLPVIGVPVKSSNSIDGWDSVLSILQMPGGVPVATVALNGAKNAGILAAQIIGSHDKKVLDTIISYKEELKAAVNKAAEGLKK from the coding sequence ATGAGCAAAGTAGCCATCATCATGGGAAGTATCTCTGACATGCCGGTCATGCAGGATGCCATCGACATATTAAAACAATTTAATATTGAAGTTGAAGTAGACATCGTTTCAGCACACCGAACGCCGGAAAAACTATTCGATTTCAGTAAAAATGCACACACTCGCGGAATTTCGGTGATTATTGCCGGAGCCGGAGGAGCTGCACACTTGCCAGGAATGGTTGCCTCAATGTCGCCACTTCCGGTAATTGGAGTTCCGGTAAAATCAAGCAATTCTATTGATGGTTGGGATTCGGTACTATCGATCCTTCAAATGCCAGGCGGAGTTCCTGTTGCAACAGTAGCGCTAAACGGTGCTAAAAATGCCGGAATCTTAGCAGCACAAATCATCGGAAGTCACGATAAAAAAGTACTTGATACTATTATTTCGTATAAAGAAGAATTAAAAGCGGCAGTTAATAAAGCGGCTGAAGGATTAAAGAAGTAA
- a CDS encoding M3 family metallopeptidase gives MSILTQHFNTKHNTAPFSQIKIEDYVPAFNEAIALAKAEIDAIVNNPDEPTFENTVVAMDFTGDVLDRLTSIFFNLNSAETTDEMQKIAQEVSPLLSEFGNDITLNAALFAKIKAVHEQKETLNLNPEQTTLLDKKYKSFSRNGANLPEDKKENLREIDKELSKLSLQFGENVLAETNAFELHLTDEKDLAGLPEGTIEAARLLAKSQEKEGWIFTLDYPSYIPFVTYADNRELRKKMAIAFGAKAFQNNEFDNQENVLAIAKLRFKRANLLGYKTHAHFVLEERMAESPEKVFSFLNDLLAKAKPAAQKEFAELAAFAKDLDGIEQLEKWDGAYYSEKLKQQLFNLDDEKLKPYFQLEKVLDGAFTVAQKLYGLTFTEVFDIDKYHEEVMTYEVKDVENNLVAIFYADFFPRRGKRNGAWMTSFKSQSIKDGTNERPHISNVCNFTKPTETKPSLLTFNEVTTLFHEFGHGLHGMLANTTYPSLSGTSVFWDFVELPSQIMENWCYEPEALALFANHYETNEIIPIEYVQKIKESASFQEGLATLRQLSFGLLDMAWHGQDPTAITDLKTFETEQFANTQLYPDVKENAMSTAFSHIFQGGYSSGYYSYKWAEVLDADAFEYFQENGIFNDEVAAKFRDNVLSKGGTEHPMTLYKRFRGQEPKPEALLKRAGLL, from the coding sequence ATGAGCATCTTAACACAACATTTCAATACCAAACACAATACAGCACCTTTTTCGCAAATTAAAATCGAAGATTATGTTCCTGCTTTCAACGAAGCAATTGCTTTGGCTAAAGCCGAAATTGATGCCATCGTAAACAACCCGGACGAACCCACTTTTGAAAATACCGTTGTAGCAATGGATTTCACAGGGGATGTTCTGGATCGTCTTACCAGTATTTTCTTCAATCTGAATTCGGCAGAAACCACTGATGAGATGCAAAAAATTGCACAGGAAGTTTCTCCTTTACTTTCGGAGTTCGGAAATGACATTACCTTAAATGCGGCATTATTTGCCAAAATTAAAGCTGTTCACGAGCAAAAGGAAACGCTGAATTTAAATCCAGAGCAAACTACGCTTTTGGATAAAAAATACAAAAGCTTCTCTAGAAACGGAGCCAATTTACCTGAAGATAAAAAAGAAAACTTACGTGAAATCGACAAAGAATTGTCGAAATTAAGTCTGCAATTTGGAGAAAATGTTTTGGCCGAAACCAATGCTTTTGAGTTGCATTTAACCGACGAAAAAGATCTGGCAGGTTTACCGGAAGGCACTATCGAAGCTGCGAGATTATTAGCTAAAAGTCAGGAAAAAGAGGGCTGGATTTTCACTTTAGATTATCCGAGTTATATTCCGTTTGTAACGTACGCCGATAATCGTGAATTACGCAAAAAAATGGCGATTGCCTTTGGTGCAAAAGCTTTTCAAAATAATGAATTTGACAATCAGGAGAACGTATTGGCGATTGCCAAACTACGTTTTAAAAGAGCCAATTTATTAGGATACAAAACTCATGCTCATTTTGTTTTGGAGGAAAGAATGGCCGAGAGTCCGGAAAAAGTTTTCTCTTTCCTTAATGATTTGCTGGCTAAAGCAAAACCGGCAGCTCAAAAAGAGTTTGCTGAATTAGCCGCTTTTGCCAAAGATTTGGACGGAATTGAACAATTGGAAAAATGGGATGGTGCTTATTATTCTGAAAAATTAAAACAGCAGCTTTTCAACTTAGATGACGAAAAACTGAAACCTTATTTTCAATTAGAAAAAGTTTTAGATGGAGCTTTTACTGTTGCCCAAAAACTTTACGGATTAACTTTTACGGAAGTTTTTGATATCGATAAATATCACGAAGAAGTGATGACATACGAGGTAAAAGATGTGGAGAACAATTTAGTTGCTATTTTCTACGCGGATTTTTTCCCTAGAAGAGGAAAACGAAACGGAGCATGGATGACCTCTTTCAAATCACAATCTATAAAAGATGGGACAAACGAAAGACCTCATATTTCGAACGTTTGTAACTTTACAAAACCAACAGAAACCAAACCTTCGTTATTGACGTTTAATGAAGTTACTACTTTGTTTCACGAATTTGGTCACGGTTTACACGGGATGCTTGCCAACACCACTTACCCTAGCTTGTCCGGAACTTCTGTATTTTGGGATTTTGTAGAATTACCAAGTCAGATTATGGAAAACTGGTGTTACGAGCCTGAAGCTTTGGCTTTATTTGCGAATCACTACGAAACAAATGAAATTATTCCGATCGAATACGTTCAAAAAATTAAAGAAAGTGCCAGTTTTCAAGAAGGTCTTGCCACTTTACGTCAATTGAGCTTTGGACTTTTGGATATGGCCTGGCACGGACAGGATCCGACAGCTATTACAGATCTGAAAACTTTTGAAACAGAGCAATTTGCGAACACTCAATTATACCCTGACGTAAAAGAGAATGCCATGAGTACTGCTTTTTCTCATATTTTCCAGGGCGGTTATTCTTCAGGATATTACAGTTACAAATGGGCAGAAGTACTGGATGCTGATGCTTTTGAATATTTTCAGGAAAACGGAATCTTCAATGATGAAGTCGCTGCAAAATTCCGAGACAATGTTCTCTCAAAAGGGGGAACCGAACATCCGATGACTTTATACAAACGTTTCAGAGGCCAGGAACCAAAACCGGAAGCGCTATTGAAAAGAGCAGGACTACTTTAA
- a CDS encoding vancomycin high temperature exclusion protein, with translation MKKLLKKLIYLFIIGIITIISINWYAKSSTSDLIYHTVNKLPKNEVGIIFGAGINGDQPSKYLKDRLDAGILLYKTHKIDKILLSGDNGRDEHDELTVMKTYCFNHGVDTSKIFIDYAGFDTYSTMYRASHIFKIKKATLVSQEYHLNRAIYIGQKLEVKSIGFSANKGEYLGYQYVTFREYGSIFKSFFDVIRNREPRFLGNEININGVSNYSKEDKR, from the coding sequence TTGAAAAAACTTCTCAAAAAACTAATTTACCTTTTCATCATTGGGATTATTACAATCATTTCTATTAATTGGTATGCAAAATCCTCAACTAGTGATCTGATTTATCACACTGTAAATAAACTTCCAAAAAATGAAGTGGGAATTATTTTTGGAGCCGGAATCAATGGTGATCAACCGAGTAAATATTTAAAAGACAGACTGGATGCCGGAATTCTATTGTATAAAACACATAAAATAGATAAAATTCTGCTTTCAGGCGATAATGGCAGAGATGAACATGATGAACTTACCGTAATGAAAACATATTGTTTCAATCACGGAGTTGACACTTCTAAAATATTTATTGATTACGCCGGTTTTGACACCTACTCAACTATGTACCGCGCCTCACATATTTTTAAAATTAAAAAAGCAACTTTAGTTTCTCAGGAATATCACTTAAACAGGGCCATTTACATTGGACAAAAACTGGAAGTAAAATCAATTGGATTTTCTGCCAACAAAGGAGAATATCTGGGATATCAATATGTGACTTTTAGAGAATACGGTTCTATTTTTAAATCTTTTTTTGATGTTATAAGAAATCGCGAGCCTCGTTTTTTAGGAAATGAAATTAATATTAATGGCGTTTCCAATTATTCAAAAGAGGATAAACGATAA
- a CDS encoding T9SS type B sorting domain-containing protein has protein sequence MMKFYKIQFLLLFFLFNLNNAYSQVSYEFCMTGKYGNTIVLDFKVHNNTNASIPDYSFVFNWKGVSNVIMWSGMDVIQNGDNGIVELKKTTWGDVLRVGTTTYSVTMDYVPGMFPPGQGTLNGTPIKGITCYTPPATENFKCEKSFSSICAIKPAGPNGNEIKIGEGSVWAWGERVDVYIPENRKGWAISMAVSHSLFTNLMGFEAMSINEYFATTIQEINAGCEGSKLIAPGWVTKKYPNQDLINGGVNCYDTTGKVAAGYFQQEMGGSWMEMFMNYPCFIPQVSKNSFIADPAIGASFEFQSIIKTYHDYRNIAFWQYVKCWNPIGFIKDSKDPYAAVKILALAYNQGMNSGAFEPVFVKNRANAVAATNLMDYISPASPSGLDRLYAEQINRLTKVLDDRVADISWTDAAIWGVTDKSAHTFRGFYDAQIDWSDVDGYIKKITPFYAAFGVTEANFRAAIKPVFDRINGGNSISFRYQMHDVVEAIVVFLPAFDPKKGLSETYGNESNGCFAPTARMEGFDGGCGKELGLTVYFSGTPPYKFTYKRTDVSPEIVYPEITTSQNPYSINSASLSEGTYAIIAISDANSAGEVVCEPIEIKNVGVAISAKLVKDGGGTCTGAGVKVEISGTGSGPFIVEYEKNGVAQSPVTINSIGLYPLIAAPAKEGTYRLTKISTGGCTSVLDDTIVIDKEIPASASAKLTRYGGVSCSGLGSGIQVNITSTKSGPFTIEYEINGTVQSPVTISSTGLHTLIMAPANVGTYRLTKISVEGCVFLLDDTLIIYGGVPPKVSASLIKYGGNACLGESSGVQVEIMSPDSGPFVIEYEINGIPQSPVTINDAGLYTLVTAPSKAGIYRITKISNGGCSFSLDNTLVIDNEEPFTANAKLVKYGGDFCLGENSGIQVEITSKDPGPFTIDYELNGIVQSPMTIDSKGLHTLIESPAKEGTYRLTKISTRSCSLFMDDVLIIEENTVSAEVVIEGNLMICKGDSTVLEVKIPSNHIIKSYQWEVDDNAILGSNTNTYVATQEGNYTVNVVTSKGCYLLSSVAKVVFLNKEDCELQKPELTELDYPKFFTPNSDGYNDTWHVNNLENFNKLEIDIFDRYGKFITHLTKNTPGWDGTYRNSPVFASDYWFVLTYEEINNPGIAKQVRSHFSLKR, from the coding sequence ATGATGAAATTTTACAAAATACAATTTCTGTTACTGTTTTTTTTATTTAACCTAAATAACGCCTATTCTCAAGTAAGTTATGAGTTTTGTATGACAGGTAAGTATGGAAACACGATTGTTTTAGATTTTAAAGTTCATAATAATACGAATGCTTCCATACCGGATTATAGTTTTGTTTTCAATTGGAAAGGAGTTTCTAATGTTATAATGTGGTCCGGAATGGATGTCATTCAAAACGGAGATAACGGTATCGTTGAGCTTAAAAAAACAACCTGGGGAGATGTGCTGCGGGTAGGAACTACAACTTATAGTGTCACGATGGATTATGTGCCGGGAATGTTTCCGCCGGGGCAGGGGACATTAAATGGTACTCCCATAAAAGGAATTACTTGTTACACTCCTCCGGCTACCGAGAATTTTAAGTGCGAAAAAAGTTTTAGCAGTATCTGCGCCATAAAACCTGCGGGACCTAATGGTAATGAAATAAAAATCGGCGAAGGCTCTGTCTGGGCATGGGGTGAACGTGTAGATGTTTATATTCCCGAAAACAGAAAAGGGTGGGCTATTAGTATGGCTGTTTCTCACAGTTTGTTTACAAATCTGATGGGATTTGAGGCCATGAGTATCAATGAGTATTTTGCAACAACGATTCAGGAAATAAACGCAGGCTGCGAAGGGAGTAAACTTATTGCTCCAGGTTGGGTGACAAAAAAATACCCTAATCAGGATTTAATTAACGGTGGAGTCAATTGTTATGATACCACAGGGAAGGTTGCAGCAGGATATTTTCAGCAAGAGATGGGAGGAAGCTGGATGGAGATGTTTATGAACTATCCTTGTTTTATACCTCAGGTATCTAAGAATAGTTTTATAGCCGATCCGGCCATAGGAGCAAGTTTTGAGTTTCAATCTATTATAAAAACGTATCATGATTACAGAAATATTGCTTTTTGGCAATATGTTAAATGCTGGAATCCTATAGGGTTTATAAAAGACTCAAAAGATCCCTATGCAGCGGTTAAAATTTTAGCTCTGGCTTATAATCAGGGAATGAACAGTGGTGCTTTTGAACCTGTTTTTGTTAAAAATCGTGCGAATGCTGTCGCTGCAACAAATTTGATGGATTATATTTCTCCGGCTTCACCTTCCGGTCTGGACCGGCTATATGCAGAACAAATTAATAGACTGACAAAAGTATTAGATGATAGGGTAGCAGATATCAGCTGGACTGATGCTGCTATTTGGGGAGTAACTGATAAGTCGGCTCATACCTTTAGAGGATTCTATGACGCACAAATTGACTGGAGTGACGTAGACGGGTATATAAAAAAAATTACGCCTTTTTATGCTGCTTTCGGAGTAACAGAAGCAAATTTCAGAGCTGCAATCAAACCTGTTTTTGATCGTATCAATGGAGGTAATTCTATATCTTTCAGATACCAGATGCACGATGTAGTAGAGGCAATAGTTGTCTTTTTACCAGCCTTTGATCCTAAAAAAGGATTGTCTGAAACATATGGTAACGAATCAAACGGTTGTTTTGCTCCTACAGCCAGAATGGAAGGATTTGACGGAGGTTGCGGAAAAGAGTTAGGATTAACGGTTTATTTCTCCGGGACACCTCCTTATAAATTTACGTACAAGAGAACCGATGTATCTCCGGAAATTGTTTATCCTGAAATAACCACTTCACAAAATCCGTATTCGATAAATTCGGCATCTTTGTCAGAAGGAACATATGCTATTATTGCAATCAGTGATGCTAATTCTGCCGGAGAAGTTGTGTGTGAGCCTATAGAAATAAAAAATGTTGGAGTTGCAATATCAGCAAAATTAGTTAAAGACGGAGGAGGAACATGTACGGGAGCGGGAGTCAAGGTTGAAATAAGCGGTACGGGATCCGGTCCCTTTATAGTAGAATATGAAAAAAACGGAGTGGCTCAATCTCCCGTAACAATAAACAGTATAGGTTTGTATCCTTTAATAGCTGCTCCGGCTAAGGAAGGAACTTATCGATTGACTAAAATTTCTACAGGGGGATGTACTTCGGTGCTTGACGATACAATTGTTATTGATAAAGAAATTCCAGCATCAGCCAGTGCTAAATTAACGAGATATGGAGGAGTCTCCTGTTCAGGGTTAGGTTCAGGGATTCAAGTAAACATAACAAGTACAAAATCTGGCCCATTTACAATAGAATATGAAATTAATGGAACCGTTCAATCTCCTGTAACGATAAGCAGTACAGGTTTACACACATTAATAATGGCTCCGGCAAATGTTGGAACATATCGCTTAACAAAAATTTCAGTTGAAGGTTGTGTTTTTTTACTGGATGATACTTTAATTATTTATGGGGGTGTGCCTCCTAAAGTCAGCGCCAGCCTAATTAAATACGGAGGGAATGCTTGTTTAGGAGAAAGTTCAGGAGTGCAGGTAGAAATTATGAGCCCCGATTCTGGCCCTTTTGTAATAGAGTATGAAATTAACGGAATACCGCAATCTCCCGTAACTATAAATGATGCGGGTTTATATACTTTAGTAACAGCTCCATCTAAGGCTGGAATCTATCGAATTACAAAAATTTCAAACGGAGGATGTAGCTTTTCATTAGATAATACTCTTGTGATTGATAATGAAGAACCATTTACTGCGAATGCTAAATTAGTCAAGTATGGGGGAGATTTTTGTTTAGGAGAGAATTCAGGAATTCAGGTAGAAATTACAAGTAAAGATCCGGGGCCATTTACAATAGATTATGAATTAAATGGGATTGTTCAGTCTCCGATGACTATTGATAGTAAAGGTTTACATACATTAATAGAGTCTCCGGCTAAGGAAGGAACTTATCGATTAACCAAAATTTCGACGAGAAGCTGTAGTCTTTTCATGGATGATGTTTTGATTATTGAGGAGAATACAGTTTCAGCAGAGGTTGTAATTGAAGGAAATCTAATGATTTGCAAAGGAGACAGTACTGTTTTAGAGGTAAAGATTCCTTCCAATCACATCATTAAGTCTTATCAATGGGAAGTCGATGATAATGCTATCTTGGGATCCAATACGAATACTTATGTTGCAACTCAGGAAGGAAATTATACCGTTAATGTTGTTACCAGTAAGGGATGTTATTTACTTTCGTCTGTGGCAAAAGTGGTTTTTTTAAACAAAGAAGATTGTGAGTTACAAAAACCTGAATTAACGGAATTGGATTATCCTAAGTTTTTTACACCTAATAGTGATGGATATAATGATACCTGGCATGTAAATAATCTGGAGAATTTCAATAAATTAGAGATCGATATTTTTGACAGATATGGTAAGTTCATCACTCATTTGACAAAAAATACTCCGGGATGGGATGGTACTTATAGAAACAGTCCTGTTTTTGCTTCAGATTACTGGTTTGTTCTAACGTATGAAGAGATAAATAACCCAGGTATTGCAAAACAGGTTAGAAGTCATTTTTCTTTAAAAAGGTAG